AATTTGTAAGAAACTTAAGGATAGATAAAGCATTTTTAACTGGAGGGGGGATTTCAGCAAAGCATGGATTAAGTAGCTCTACTCCAGAAGGTGCAATCTTTCACAAAGCTGTAGCGGGGGTATCTAGAAGGAAGATTTGTCTAGCAAATTTTGATAAAGTAGGTACTGAGTTTTTTTCAAAAACTCTTGATATAAATGACTTAGATTTAATAATTACTGACTGGGAAGCACCAGATGAAGAAATAGAAAAATTAAAGCAACAAGAAGTTAAGGTTATAATAGCCAAAGAAATATAAATTATTGAACAATGAAAGGAGAAAAAAATGAAAGTAGATTTTTATACATCTAAAAGGGAGTATGACCAAAAAAAAGAGGAGTTTGACAAGGCAATACAAAAGATTATTGAAAAAGGAAACTTTATACTTGGAGAAGAAGTAAGAGAATTTGAAAAGGCAATCGAGGAGTATACAGGAGCTAAGCATGCTATTGGAGTTGCATCAGGTACAGATGCATTGGTTATTGCAGCTGACATTTTAGGATTTAAAGATGGAAAAGAAATCATTACATCTCCATTTACGTTTTTAGCATCTGCATCATGTATAACAAAGCACGGAGGAAAGCCAGTTTTTGTTGATATAGATGAAGAGACTTTTGGTATAGATGTAAATAAAATTGAAGAAAAGATTAATGAAAATACAGTAGGTATATTACCAATACATCTTTTTGATCAAATGCCTGACATGGACAAAATAATGGATGTAGCAGAGAAGCATAATCTTAGGGTTCTAGAAGATGCTGCGGAAGCATTTGGTATGAGATGGAAAGGAAATGGAGAAGAATATAAGCACTCAGGAGCTATAGGTGACTTTGGAGTATTTTCCTTCTTCCCAACTAAAACCCTTGGTGGTTATGGAGATGGAGGAATGATTATAACAAATAATGATGAACTT
This genomic window from Clostridium sp. 'White wine YQ' contains:
- a CDS encoding DegT/DnrJ/EryC1/StrS family aminotransferase codes for the protein MKVDFYTSKREYDQKKEEFDKAIQKIIEKGNFILGEEVREFEKAIEEYTGAKHAIGVASGTDALVIAADILGFKDGKEIITSPFTFLASASCITKHGGKPVFVDIDEETFGIDVNKIEEKINENTVGILPIHLFDQMPDMDKIMDVAEKHNLRVLEDAAEAFGMRWKGNGEEYKHSGAIGDFGVFSFFPTKTLGGYGDGGMIITNNDELANLARCYRVHGASKKYHYDFIGYNSRLDTLQASILSVKLKYIDDAIKRRKEIAELYIEKLKDCKKVRLPITKGDQKQVYYVFNILAEDRDGLAEYLKKNEIGYSIYYPIPLHLQESFKYLGYKKGDFPVAERVCGEILALPIYPEITNEEIEYVCDTIINFYKNK